GTCACAAGGAATCTGTTAAGGATACTGCACGAGTTCTTGGTGGAATGTTTGATGGTATCGAATACCGTGGATTCTCACAACGCAATGTTGAAATTTTAGCTAAGTACTCTGGTGTACCAGTTTGGAATGGTTTAACCGACGAAGACCACCCAACACAAGTACTTGCTGACTTCTTAACCGCTCACGAAGTATTGAAGAAGCCTTACAAGGACATCAAGTTTGCCTTTGTAGGTGACGGTCAAGACAATGTTTCAAATGCATTGATGCTTGGTGCCGCTGTAATGGGGATGGAATACCACGTTGTTACTCCTAAGGAATTGGAACCAACTAAGGAAACTCTAGATAAGGCTAATGAAATTGCTGCCAAGACTGGTGCTAAGATTGTTGTTACTAATGACATCAAAGAAGGTGTCAAAGGTATGGACGTAATCTATGCTGATGTTTGGGTATCAATGGGTGAATCTGATGATATGTGGGAAAAGCGGATCAACCTTCTTAAGCCTTACCAAGTAACAATGGATGTTATGAAGGCTACTGAAAACCCTAATGTTCTCTTTGAACACTGTCTTCCTGCATTCCACAACCTCGACACTGAAGTTGGTAAGGAAATTGAAAAGAAGTTTGGCTTAAAGGAAATGGAAGTTACTGACGAAGTATTCGAAAGTGAACATTCAGTTGTCTTCCGTGAAGCCGAAAACCGGATGCACACTATCAAGGCTGTAATGGTTGCAACTTTGGGTGAACAAAACTAAATGGCTAAAGTAGTCGTTGCTTTAGGGGGAAATGCATTAGGCAAATCACCTGAAGAACAATTAAAGTTAGTAAAGAATACTGCTTCCTCATTAATTGGGCTCATTGCTGCAGGGAATCAAGTAGTTATTAGCCACGGTAATGGTCCACAAGTGGGTGCCATTAATTTAGGGATGAATTTTGCTGCTGAACACGGTAAAACTGCTGCTTTTCCTTTCCCAGAATGTGGCGCAATGAGTCAAGGTTATATTGGCTACCATTTGCAACAAAGTTT
The genomic region above belongs to Limosilactobacillus reuteri and contains:
- the argF gene encoding ornithine carbamoyltransferase; this translates as MAFNLRNRSFLTLADFNTREMEYMLDLAEDLKKAKYAGYEGKNLEGKNIALIFEKSSTRTRCSFEVGAKDEGAHVTYLGPSGSHIGHKESVKDTARVLGGMFDGIEYRGFSQRNVEILAKYSGVPVWNGLTDEDHPTQVLADFLTAHEVLKKPYKDIKFAFVGDGQDNVSNALMLGAAVMGMEYHVVTPKELEPTKETLDKANEIAAKTGAKIVVTNDIKEGVKGMDVIYADVWVSMGESDDMWEKRINLLKPYQVTMDVMKATENPNVLFEHCLPAFHNLDTEVGKEIEKKFGLKEMEVTDEVFESEHSVVFREAENRMHTIKAVMVATLGEQN